The segment AGCAGAAGAGTCCTCTGTCATCGAAAAGTAAGTGGAGATTTGCTGTATGAAAAAACCTCTTAAGCCCAAAGCTTAGGGGGTTTTTAATTTTTACAAATAGACTTTTAAACATCGAAAGGGTTTGGAAATGAAGCGCAGTGCATTTATTGAAGCGGTGATCAAAACCGCGCAGGCAAATCCACGTACGATTGTGCTGCCGGAAGGCTCAGATGACCGCGTGGTCACCGCTGCCAATCAGATTATGGAAGAAAAAATTTCACGCATTGTGATTATTGGCGATGACTCATTGAAAACGCGCCTAAATCCCGGTGTTCAGGTGATCAATCCGGAAACATCAGATCGATTGAATGAATATGCCCGGACATTTTATGAAATGCGGAAATCCAAGGGCATTACGCCGGAACAGGCGATGCAAACAGTAAAAACGCCGAATTATTTCGGAATGATAATGGTGTACTCTGGTGCGGCCGCTGGTTTAGTTTCCGGTGCCGTGCATTCCACTGCCGACACAGTTCGCCCGGCGCTCCAGATTATTAAAGGTGCGCGTAAAGGCGGCATGGTTTCATCAATGTTCTTCATGGTTTGCAATGGTGTACCGTACGTGTTTTCAGATTGCGGTCTGGTCGAAAATCCGACCGAAGACGAACTGGCTCAGATTGCTGTACAAAGCGCACAGACGGCAAAGCAGTTTAATATTCCGGCGACGGTGGCAATGCTTTCGTATTCAACGAAAGGTTCGGCGAAAAATCCGCTGGTCGACAAGGTGGTAAATGCTACTGCAAAAGCAAAAATATTGATTGATACCGAACTTGCCGGACAGGGTATTAAACTTGACGGCGAGTTTCAATTAGATGCCGCGATCGTTCCGTCAGTTGGCCAGTCCAAAGCACCGGGCAGCGATGTTGCCGGTAATGCGCGTGTGCTGATTTTTCCGGATTTGAATGCCGGTAATATCGGTTACAAATTAACGCAGCGTCTTGGCGGAGCGGAAGCATACGGCCCGATCCTGCAAGGGTTGAAAAAGCCGGTGAATGATCTGTCACGCGGCTGCAGCGTTGAGGATATTGTCGGTGTCGCCGCAATTACTGTTGTACAATCCCTTTAATTTCAGGAGATAAAATTATGCCAAAAAAAGTTCTGGTTATTAATTCCGGTTCGTCGTCGATCAAATACAAATTGTATCAATCCACTGCAAAAAAAAATGGATTTAAAGTGCTTGCGCAGGGCGGAGCGGAGCGTATCAGAATTTCCGGTGCGAGTGTCGACTGTAAACGTCCGGACATGGAACGTGAACATCATTACATGGATCTGCCGGATCATAAGAAAGCGATCACGGCGATTTTTGAAATGTTGACAGATCCCGAAAAGGGACCGCTGAAAAGTCTGAGTGAACTTTCCGGAGTTGGCCATCGTGTGGTTCACGGCGGTGAAGATTTTACCGCGTCGGTCTTAATCGACGGTGATGTGGTTACAGCGATTCGTAAAAATTCGATTCTGGCACCGTTGCATAATCCGCCCAATTTAATGGGCATCCAGGCAATTTATGAACTTTATCCCGAAATGCCTCAGGTTGCCGTGTTTGATACAGCGATTCACCAGACCATGCCGCCGAAAGCGTATTTATATGGACTGCCGCGTGAGCAGTACACTGTACATAAAATCCGGCGTTACGGTTTCCACGGTACGTCACATGGGTACGTGGCCAAAAAAGCGGCACAGGAGTTGCAGAAACCGCTTGAAAAACTTAAAATTATTACCTGTCACCTTGGTAACGGCGATTCGATTACGGCGTTTAATAAAGGTGTGTCCATTGATACCTCAATGGGATTAACACCGCTTGCTGGAATTTTAATGGGGACACGTTCCGGTGATCTGGATCCGTATGTTCCGCTGCATATCATGCAGACGCAGGATCTGAACGTCGAACAGGCCGCAGCCATGATGAATAAACAGGGAGGACTGCTTGGCTTGTGCGGTTTCAGCGATATGCGCGATGTCTGTAGGGGTGCAGATGGCGGCGATTCAAACTGTATCGAAGCGCTGGAATTTTTTGTTTATGCCATTCAGAAGTATGTTGGCGCATATATTGCGGCACTGGATGGCGTTGATGCGATCGTGTTTACTGCCGGAATCGGCGAAAATGCTGCAATCATCAGAGAAAAAATCCTTGCGAATTTTGGTTATATCGGGTTGAAGCTTAATAAGCGCGCCAATGAAGCAAACAAAACGCTGATCAGC is part of the Kiritimatiellales bacterium genome and harbors:
- a CDS encoding acetate kinase encodes the protein MPKKVLVINSGSSSIKYKLYQSTAKKNGFKVLAQGGAERIRISGASVDCKRPDMEREHHYMDLPDHKKAITAIFEMLTDPEKGPLKSLSELSGVGHRVVHGGEDFTASVLIDGDVVTAIRKNSILAPLHNPPNLMGIQAIYELYPEMPQVAVFDTAIHQTMPPKAYLYGLPREQYTVHKIRRYGFHGTSHGYVAKKAAQELQKPLEKLKIITCHLGNGDSITAFNKGVSIDTSMGLTPLAGILMGTRSGDLDPYVPLHIMQTQDLNVEQAAAMMNKQGGLLGLCGFSDMRDVCRGADGGDSNCIEALEFFVYAIQKYVGAYIAALDGVDAIVFTAGIGENAAIIREKILANFGYIGLKLNKRANEANKTLISTAGSKVKALVIHTDEEMVIASDTFEILNAKK
- the pta gene encoding phosphate acetyltransferase; translated protein: MKRSAFIEAVIKTAQANPRTIVLPEGSDDRVVTAANQIMEEKISRIVIIGDDSLKTRLNPGVQVINPETSDRLNEYARTFYEMRKSKGITPEQAMQTVKTPNYFGMIMVYSGAAAGLVSGAVHSTADTVRPALQIIKGARKGGMVSSMFFMVCNGVPYVFSDCGLVENPTEDELAQIAVQSAQTAKQFNIPATVAMLSYSTKGSAKNPLVDKVVNATAKAKILIDTELAGQGIKLDGEFQLDAAIVPSVGQSKAPGSDVAGNARVLIFPDLNAGNIGYKLTQRLGGAEAYGPILQGLKKPVNDLSRGCSVEDIVGVAAITVVQSL